In the Colletotrichum lupini chromosome 1, complete sequence genome, one interval contains:
- a CDS encoding alcohol dehydrogenase GroES-like domain-containing protein → MSNLPKQMKALRYEKPEDWSIVQVPLPELRENDVLVKHIHEGEFIAKFPLIPGHETVGVVAAVGPKVKDFKVGDRVAADNSELCNECFYCRRGELLLCEHFEAHGVTMNGGFAEYCAYPAGKVFKIHNLNDVDATLLEPASCACHGLDKIRPRLGSSVLMFGAGPTGLMLAQLMRHNGGCNVTIAAPQGLKMDLARSLDAADNYIELSRSDPQVQFTQLQKDHPYGFDVVVEATGSVKILEDAINYVRRGGKLVVYGVYSSSARVSWPPSKIFGDEITILGSFSETYMFPATIDYLDSGKVKTKGIVNKTFKLEQFGEALESIKNKSAIKAAIVFDDATGV, encoded by the exons ATGTCGAACCTTCCCAAGCAGATGAAGGCTCTCCG CTACGAGAAGCCCGAGGATTGGTCAATTGTCCAAGTCCCCCTTCCAGAGCTTCGGGAGAACGATGTTCTGGTCAAA CACATTCACGAGGGAGAGTTCATTGCAAAGTTCCCCTTGATTCCTGGCCATGAGACTGTTGGTGTCGTTGCCGCCGTTGGACCT AAAGTGAAGGACTTCAAGGTTGGCGACCGTGTTGCTGCCGACAACAGCGAGCTCTGCAATGAGTGCTTCTACTGCCGACGTGGAGAGCTTTTGCTCTGCGAGCAC TTTGAGGCTCACGGTGTCACAATGAACGGTGGTTTCGCCGAGTACTGCGCGTACCCTGCCGGCAAGGTCTTCAAGATCCACAACCTTAACGATGTCGATGCCACTCTTCTCGAGCCCGCCTCCTGCGCCTGCCACGGTCTGGACAAGATTCGGCCCCGCCTCGGATCAAGCGTCCTCATGTTCGGCGCCGGCCCCACCGGTCTT ATGCTTGCTCAACTCATGCGCCACAACGGTGGTTGCAATGTCACCATCGCGGCCCCTCAAGGTCTGAAGATGGACCTCGCTCGCAGCTTGGATGCTGCCGATAACTACATTGAGCTGTCCCGCTCCGATCCCCAGGTCCAGTTCACCCAGCTCCAGAAGGATCACCCGTACGGCTTTGACGTCGTCGTTGAGGCTACCGGTTCCGTCAAGATTCTCGAGGATGCCATCAACTACGTCCGCCGCGGTGGCAAGCTCGTCGTCTACGG TGTCTACAGCAGCTCTGCTCGTGTATCATGGCCCCCCTCCAAGATTTTCGGTGACGAGATCACAATCCTCGGCTCCTTCTCCGAGACCTACATGTTCC CCGCCACCATTGACTACCTTGACTCGGGCAAGGTCAAGACCAAGGGTATCGTCAACAAGACGTTCAAGCTGGAGCAGTTCGGCGAGGCTCTCGAGTCCATCAAGAACAAGAGCGCCATCAAGGCCGCGATTGTTTTCGATGACGCTACTGGAGTGTAA